From one Nitrospirota bacterium genomic stretch:
- a CDS encoding F0F1 ATP synthase subunit epsilon yields MTEGRLLLEIVTPQGLVFSEEIDEVTATGSEGEFGVLPGHVPFVTMLRIGMLTCKMGNEMKIFFVSGGYAEVGADMVRILADSAERSDEIDIERAKAAMKRAEERLKKAEDVDFKRAEAAIERAVTRMQVAEVRRMK; encoded by the coding sequence ATGACTGAAGGAAGACTTCTTCTTGAGATAGTGACGCCGCAGGGCCTTGTCTTCAGCGAAGAGATCGATGAAGTAACGGCAACCGGCAGTGAGGGCGAGTTTGGTGTTCTGCCTGGTCACGTGCCTTTTGTAACAATGCTTCGTATTGGCATGCTCACCTGTAAAATGGGAAATGAGATGAAGATCTTCTTTGTGAGCGGGGGATATGCAGAAGTTGGTGCGGACATGGTAAGGATTCTTGCTGATAGCGCCGAGAGGTCTGATGAGATCGATATCGAACGTGCAAAGGCGGCAATGAAGAGGGCTGAAGAACGCCTCAAGAAGGCGGAAGATGTAGATTTCAAGAGGGCTGAAGCTGCAATCGAGCGGGCTGTGACAAGGATGCAGGTAGCGGAAGTCAGAAGAATGAAATAA